One genomic window of Cricetulus griseus strain 17A/GY chromosome 3, alternate assembly CriGri-PICRH-1.0, whole genome shotgun sequence includes the following:
- the LOC100757077 gene encoding protein CTLA-2-beta, whose product MASVAPSRDPSLDAEWQEWKMKFGKSYSQNEEGHRRALWEEKKKKIEKHNVEYEQGKTSYSLSLNQFSDLTDEEFRENCCGLVEIPEDSPKSENVEENS is encoded by the exons ATGGCCTCAGTTGCTCCATCACGTGATCCCAGTTTGGATGCTGAATGGCAGGAATGGAAGATGAAATTTGGAAAATCCTACAGCCAG AATGAAGAAGGACACAGAAGAGCACtgtgggaggaaaagaagaaaaaaattgagaagcACAATGTGGAATATGAGCAGGGCAAGACCAGCTACTCTCTGAGCCTGAATCAATTTAGTGACCTT ACAGATGAAGAATTCAGGGAAAATTGCTGTGGATTGGTAGAGATTCCAGAAGATTCACCTAAATCTGAGAATGTAGAAGAGAACAGCTAA